TATCTGATTAATCGCACAAAAAAATAGATAAAATAATAAAAAATTGAAAATTTATTTTCAATTTTTTATTTAAACTTTTATCTATCCATAGAGGAGGTATTAAAATGAAGATGACCTTAAGATGGTTCGGAAAAAACCATGATACTGTCAGTTTACAAGATATAAAACAAGTGCCTGGTTGTGTAGGTGTAATTACTACCTTATATGATACTGAGCCTGGAGAAATTTGGAGTAGGAAAGATATAAAAGAGTTGAAAGAAGAAATTGAAGAGGTAGGATTAGAATTAAGTGGTATTGAAAGTGTAAATATCCATGATGATATTAAAATAGGACTTAAAACTAGGGATATGTATATAGAAAATTATATTAAAACTTTAGAGAATCTGGGTAAAGAGGGCATTGATCTAGTATGTTATAATTTCATGCCTGTATTTGATTGGACTAGGTCTGATCTTGCTAAAGAAAGAGAAGATGGATCTACTGTACTTTCTTATGATCAAGATATAATTGATAAGATTGACCCTGATAGAATGTTTGAAGAAATGGAATCTCACTCAAAGGGGTTTACCTTACCTGGTTGGGAACCAGAAAGGTTGTCAAAAGTTAAAGAATTATTTGAAATGTATGAAGATGTAGATGAAGAAAAATTATTTGAAAATCTAGTGTATTTTTTGAAGGCTATTATGCCTATATGTGAAGAATATAGAATAAGGATGGCGATTCATGCAGATGATCCTGCATGGTCTGTATTTGGTTTACCTAGGATTATAAATAACAAGGAAAACATTCAAAGATTGCTAGATGCAGTTCCTGTAATGAATAATGGAATTACTCTTTGTACTGGGTCCTTAGGTTCAAATCCAGATAATGATATTGTAGATATTATTAAAAGTTTTGAAGGAAGAATTCATTTTGGTCACATTAGAAACTTGATTCATCATTCTCCTGGAAAATTTGATGAAGCTGCTCATTTATCATCTGATGGGTCATTAGATATGTATGAGATTATAAAAGCTTTTCATGATATAGGATTTTCAGGACCTATGAGGCCTGATCATGGGAGAATGATTTGGGGAGAGAAGGCAATGCCTGGTTATGGATTATATGACAGGGCTTTAGGAGCTACCTATTTAAATGGTTTATGGGAAGCTATAGATAAAAGGAGTAAATAGATGGAGGTGCAAGCAATGGAATTAGAATTAAATTCACTTAAAGAAAAGAAAAAGTGGAATAAGGCAGGATTCAAATTACCAGAATTTAATATTGAAGATGTAAGAAAAAATACAATGTCTAAGCCTAATTGGGTACATTTTGGGGCTGGAAATATATTTAGGGCATTTCTAGCTAATGTACAACAAAATATATTAAATGAAGGAAAAAGCGATACTGGGATAATTGCTGTTGGTGGCGATAGTATAGAAACTATATACCAAGCTAATGACAATCTAACTACACTTGTAACCTTAAAGGTAGATGGAAGTATTGATAAGACGGTAATTGGAAGTATTTCTGAATCAATTGTTTTAGATGTTAAAAGAGGGCAAAACTGGGAAAGATTAAAAGAAATATTTAAAAATCCTAGTTTACAAATGGCTAGTTTTACTATTACTGAAAAAGGATATACTTTAGAAGATAGTAAGGGAAATTATTTACAAGAAGTAGCCGAAGATTTTGAAAATGGATATGCTACTCCTCTTAGTTATATGGGACAGATAGCTGCTCTACTATATGAGAGATACAAAAATGATGAAAGTCCTATAGCAATGGTAAGTATGGATAATGTGTCACATAATGGTACAAAATTACATGACGCTATAATGTCTTATGCTGAAAAATGGAATGAAAACCAATTAGTAGATAAAGGATTTGTCGATTATATAAGGGATCCAAATAAGGTATCATTCCCTTGGTCAATGATTGATAAAATTACTCCCAGACCAGATGATAGTGTAAGAGAGATGCTAAAAGAAGTAGGCTTTGAAAATGTTGAAGATATGATTACTGCTAGAGGTAGTTATGTATCACCTTTTGTTAATGCAGAAGAACCAGAATATCTAGTAATAGAGGATGCCTTCCCTAACGGAAGACCAAATTTAGATGAAGGTGGAATCATATTTACTGATAGAGAAACTGTAGATAAAGCTGAAAAAATGAAGGTGTCTACTTGTTTAAATCCACTTCATACTACTTTAGCAATTTATGGATGCCTATTAGGATATGATTTGATTTCTAAGGAAATGGAAGATAGTGAATTAAGAATAATGGTAGAAAAAATAGGATATGAAGAAGGATTTCCAGTAGTGGTAGATCCAGGTATAATTGATCCTAAAGAATTTATTGATGAGGTTTTACAAGTAAGATTCCCAAATCCATTTATACCAGATACACCACAGAGGATAGCTACAGATACTTCTCAAAAATTAGGCATTAGGTTTGGAGAAACCATAAAGGCTTATGTAGATAGAGAAGATTTAGATGTAAAAGATCTAAAATTAATTTCATTAGTATTAGCCGGATGGCTTAGATATTTAATGGGTCTTGATGATGAAGGAAATGAAATGGAACTAAGCTCTGATCCATTATTAGATGAGTTATTGCCACATTTTGAGAAGATAGATTTAGGAGATAAAGGACCATTCCAGGAAGAATTAAAACCAATACTTTCAAATAAATCTATATTTGGAGTAGATTTATATGAAGTAGGTTTAGGAAATAAAGTAGAAGAATATTTTGTAGAATTAATTAAAGATAAAGGTGCTGTAAGGGAAACTCTAAAGAAATATGTTCATTCAGAATAGTTATTAATTTATAAATATTAATTCTTATAGGGGTATTTTAATTATAATTAAGGTAGAAAATGTAAAATTGAGAAATGTAGAGGAACCAGTATTTGACTTGCTAACAGAAATGCCTAAGCTGTCAGATGAAGTATATGAAGGAAGATTAAAAAAATTTTAGAATCTATAGAAAAATTAGAATTAGATTATATATTAGTTTATGCAGATTGTGAACACTATGGAGACTTTAACTATTTAGTAGGATTTGGTCCACGGTTTGAAGAAGCTGTATTAGTATTAGATAAAACAGATAAGTTTCAATTATTATTAGGAAGTTAATGTTTGAGTATGTCTAAGTATAGTAGGATACCAACTGAAGGTATATTATATTTAACACTTTCATTACCAAACCAACCTATGGGAGAAAATAGAAATCTTGGGGAAATATTAAGAGAAATAGGTATGACAGATTTAGATAGGGTAGGGTTAGTAGGATGGAAATTAATCTATACAGTATATGGTACTATTGACATGTATGATGTTCCATCTTTCATAGTAGAAGGAGTAAGAGATATTGCTCCAAACGATAATATAGTAAATGCAACTAATTTATTTATTCATCTGGAATATGGTGTTAGGGTGATAAATAGTGCAGAAGAAATTGGTTTTTTGAATTTGGAGCAACTTATGCTTCAGATGCTGTACAACAAATGCTCTTAAATACTAGAACTGGTCTTACAGAAATGGAAATAGCACAATTTGGAACAGCGGGTTCTTTACCAACTAGTTGTTTCCCAAAGGTAATTTCCGGGCCAGGTATAGATGTAAACATGGTAAGTTCAACAGCATATGAGACACAACTTGGAGATAGATATCAAGTAACTATGGGTCTACTAGGTGGCTAATCAAATCGTAGAGGATTTTTGGCATATTTAGAAGAAGATTTACTAGAAAAATGAAGAGATTGGTTAGAGAAACTTGCTAAACCATACTTTGCTGTAGAATCAAATTGGTATGAAATAATAGGTATCGGTATAACTGGTAAAGAGATATATGATATGGTTGAAAGCACCTATCCAAAAGAAGAATATGGTTGGTTCTTAAATCCAGGTTACTTAATTGTAATAGAAGAATGGATGTCATCACCAATTTGTGAAGAATCTGATATAACAATTGAAAGTGGTATGTGTTTCCAAATAGGTATTATACCATTTGTAGAATCTAAATATGCAGCACCAGACTTTGAAGATAGATTAGCTATTGCAGATGAGGCCTTAAGAGAAGAATTAAAAGGAAAATACCCTGAAGCTTATGGAAGAATTGAAGCTAGGAGAAAATTCATGATAGAAAAATTAAACGTTAATTTAAAACCTGAGGTATTACCATTATCTAATATAGCAGGACTTTACTACCCATATATACTAAATAAAGATAAGGTATTTGTAGTAGAGAGATAATTTTAAAACATAAAATTTGGAGTATTATCTAATAAGACGGAAAAATTATGTACTGACTTTTCCTAAAGCTCCAATTATATGGACCGTAAGGAAAATAATAAGTCCTATGTAAAATAATGTAGGATTTTTGTAGATTCCATCTTTTATAATAAAGGAGCTATAATTAATAATAAAAAGGGTATAAGGTGTTTAAATCATATAGATAAATTTATGAATCATCTTACAAAGATAAAATATTTATTTCTAGTTATGATAGGAGGTTATTTAATGAAATTATCATTTAGATGGTATGGAGAGGATGATCCAGTAAAGATTGAATATATCAGGCAGATTCCTACTATGGATAGTATAGTTACTGCTATATATGATGTACCTGTAGGAAAAGTATGGAGTATGGAAAGTATTAAGAGCTTAAAATCAAAAGTAGAAGATTCAGGACTAAACTTTGATGTAATTGAAAGTGTTCCTGTCCATGAAGATATAAAGCTAGGTAGAGGAGATAGAGACAAATATATTGAGAACTACAAGCAAAACATAATTAATCTTGGAAAAGCAGGAGTTAAGGTAATTTGCTATAATTTTATGCCTGTATTTGACTGGACTAGATCCCAATTAGATAAAGAACTTGAAGATGGATCTACAGCCTTGGTATATTATAAAGAACAAGTAGATAAAATGGATCCTTTAAGTGGAGAATTATCATTACCAGGTTGGGATTCATCCTATACTAAGGAAGATTTAAAGGATTTATTTGAAGCTTATGATAAGGTGGGGGAAGATGGTCTTTGGGATAACTTAGAACATTTCTTAAAAGAGATAATTCCAGTTGCAGAAGCTAATGATGTAAAAATGGCAATTCACCCAGATGATCCACCATGGCCAATATTTGGACTGCCTAGGATTATTACTGATGAGGAAAGTCTAGATAAATTTCTTAAACTTGTAGATAGTAAATATAATGGACTAACATTTTGTACTGGATCGCTTGGAAGTGGAACTTTTAACGATGTTCCAAAACTAATAGATAAATATGCAGCTCAAGAAAGAATTCATTTTATGCATATAAGAAATATAAAACTCTTAGAAGGTGAAAGCTTTGAGGAATCAGCTCATGTGTCATCTTATGGTTCTTTAGATATAGTTGCAATAATGAGAGCCCTTCATAAAAATGGTTTTGACGGATATTTACGTCCAGACCATGGAAGAATGATCTGGGGTGAAACAGGAAAACCAGGCTATGGATTATATGATAGAGCCTTAGGTGCTGTATATATTTCAGGAATTTGGGAAACCTTACAAAAAGAAAATAATAAATAATGAGATTAAACAAACAGGAAAATAGATACTTCCCTGTTTGTTTTTTATCAAGGAAAATTTATATAATAATTTTATAATCATTTAAATAATGTAAATGTATCAATAGGAGGGAAAAATTATGATTAATAGCTTTAAAGATTTATTGACTAAAAGGATTACTGCAGATGAATTAAAGACTATAGAAGGAATATATTCTGATTCACTCTATGAAAAGGACAATTCATATATATTTCTTGCTAACTTTAATAATGAAAAGTCATTAATAGTATTGGGACAAGGTAAAGTATTTGATAAATTTGAAGGGGAACAATTTTTAGAAGGAGAAGGAAAAATATGTTCATTAAATCATTATAATGCTAAAATAATGAGACAAATCTTTCCATTTACATCTCCTAAATCCTACAATGATTTTCCAATTTCTATAGGATTAGGAGATAGATTAGGTATTGCATCTCCAGGTCATCTTAGGCTTACAAAAAAATATGACTTTTTCCCAGTGATTGCTCAACAATCTATAAGGGAGTTAGAATTAACAGGTAGGACTTATTCTGATGTATTAGATTCTAGTACATGGGCAGTTTTTCAAGAAGGATATGAAAATGGATATGGTTTTGATGGAGATCATTTAAAAAAGGATGAAGAGATTCAAATGGCTCTTGAAAATGGGGCGACAATGATAACCTTGGATTTATCTGATTATATCCAAAATGAAGTTTATAATATGGAAGAAAATGAGATTGATAGGAAATACGATGAGATACCAAAGGATGTAAGAGAAAGTTTAGAAAATAAATATCTAAATAAAGATCACCTAATAGATGAAGAATTAAGTATTCAATTTACAGAAGAGGACTTAAAGAAAAATGTGTTAATATATTTAGATGGGATAAACTATGGAATTCATGTATATAATAGATTTATTTCAGAGTCGAAATGCAATATAGATTATGAGATATCAATCGATGAAACCCTTCATACAACTACAATACAGGCCCATTATTTTGTAGCTTCTCAGTTGATATCTAATGGTGCTAAAATTCGTAGTTTAGCCCCAAGATTTTGTGGAGAATTCCAGAAAGGAATTGACTATATTGGGAATATAGAGGAATTTAAGAAAGAATTTGAGATGCATTTTAAAATATCAAAATATTATAAATATAAACTAAGTATTCATTCAGGTAGCGATAAATTTAGTATATTTCCAACTGTTGGTGAATATACTAAAGGATTTTATCATTTAAAAACAGCTGGAACAAATTGGTTAGTAGCTATTCAACTTATAGCAGATAAGGATCCAGAGTTATTTAGGGAGATTTATGATTTTGCATTTAAAAATTTAGATGAAGCGAAAAAGCATTATCATGTAAATGTTAATAAAGATAATAATATATCAATAGAATATATGGATAATAAAGATTTAGTAAATATACTAAAAGATGATAATATGAGGCAGGTACTCCATATTACCTATGGATTAATTTTACAGGCTAAGGATAAAGAGGGTAAGTCAATATTTAAAGATAAAATATAT
The Tissierellales bacterium DNA segment above includes these coding regions:
- a CDS encoding tagaturonate epimerase family protein, with protein sequence MINSFKDLLTKRITADELKTIEGIYSDSLYEKDNSYIFLANFNNEKSLIVLGQGKVFDKFEGEQFLEGEGKICSLNHYNAKIMRQIFPFTSPKSYNDFPISIGLGDRLGIASPGHLRLTKKYDFFPVIAQQSIRELELTGRTYSDVLDSSTWAVFQEGYENGYGFDGDHLKKDEEIQMALENGATMITLDLSDYIQNEVYNMEENEIDRKYDEIPKDVRESLENKYLNKDHLIDEELSIQFTEEDLKKNVLIYLDGINYGIHVYNRFISESKCNIDYEISIDETLHTTTIQAHYFVASQLISNGAKIRSLAPRFCGEFQKGIDYIGNIEEFKKEFEMHFKISKYYKYKLSIHSGSDKFSIFPTVGEYTKGFYHLKTAGTNWLVAIQLIADKDPELFREIYDFAFKNLDEAKKHYHVNVNKDNNISIEYMDNKDLVNILKDDNMRQVLHITYGLILQAKDKEGKSIFKDKIYESLNKYEEEYYEALYEHIGRHLELLGVKKNN
- a CDS encoding mannitol dehydrogenase family protein yields the protein MELELNSLKEKKKWNKAGFKLPEFNIEDVRKNTMSKPNWVHFGAGNIFRAFLANVQQNILNEGKSDTGIIAVGGDSIETIYQANDNLTTLVTLKVDGSIDKTVIGSISESIVLDVKRGQNWERLKEIFKNPSLQMASFTITEKGYTLEDSKGNYLQEVAEDFENGYATPLSYMGQIAALLYERYKNDESPIAMVSMDNVSHNGTKLHDAIMSYAEKWNENQLVDKGFVDYIRDPNKVSFPWSMIDKITPRPDDSVREMLKEVGFENVEDMITARGSYVSPFVNAEEPEYLVIEDAFPNGRPNLDEGGIIFTDRETVDKAEKMKVSTCLNPLHTTLAIYGCLLGYDLISKEMEDSELRIMVEKIGYEEGFPVVVDPGIIDPKEFIDEVLQVRFPNPFIPDTPQRIATDTSQKLGIRFGETIKAYVDREDLDVKDLKLISLVLAGWLRYLMGLDDEGNEMELSSDPLLDELLPHFEKIDLGDKGPFQEELKPILSNKSIFGVDLYEVGLGNKVEEYFVELIKDKGAVRETLKKYVHSE
- the uxuA gene encoding mannonate dehydratase, which gives rise to MKMTLRWFGKNHDTVSLQDIKQVPGCVGVITTLYDTEPGEIWSRKDIKELKEEIEEVGLELSGIESVNIHDDIKIGLKTRDMYIENYIKTLENLGKEGIDLVCYNFMPVFDWTRSDLAKEREDGSTVLSYDQDIIDKIDPDRMFEEMESHSKGFTLPGWEPERLSKVKELFEMYEDVDEEKLFENLVYFLKAIMPICEEYRIRMAIHADDPAWSVFGLPRIINNKENIQRLLDAVPVMNNGITLCTGSLGSNPDNDIVDIIKSFEGRIHFGHIRNLIHHSPGKFDEAAHLSSDGSLDMYEIIKAFHDIGFSGPMRPDHGRMIWGEKAMPGYGLYDRALGATYLNGLWEAIDKRSK
- the uxuA gene encoding mannonate dehydratase — translated: MKLSFRWYGEDDPVKIEYIRQIPTMDSIVTAIYDVPVGKVWSMESIKSLKSKVEDSGLNFDVIESVPVHEDIKLGRGDRDKYIENYKQNIINLGKAGVKVICYNFMPVFDWTRSQLDKELEDGSTALVYYKEQVDKMDPLSGELSLPGWDSSYTKEDLKDLFEAYDKVGEDGLWDNLEHFLKEIIPVAEANDVKMAIHPDDPPWPIFGLPRIITDEESLDKFLKLVDSKYNGLTFCTGSLGSGTFNDVPKLIDKYAAQERIHFMHIRNIKLLEGESFEESAHVSSYGSLDIVAIMRALHKNGFDGYLRPDHGRMIWGETGKPGYGLYDRALGAVYISGIWETLQKENNK